One stretch of Halapricum desulfuricans DNA includes these proteins:
- a CDS encoding RNA-guided endonuclease InsQ/TnpB family protein, translating into MNYNYRYRLKPTERQRETLDYHRDTCRQLYNHALYRFNQIPEDEGTVKQRVRKIRDELPDLKDWWDALTDIYSKVLQPTVMRIAKNIKRLGQLKEQGYKVGELRWKSPREFRSFTYNQSGFELDKKSGQTVLSLSKLADIPIELHRPLPDDATVKEVTLKKEKTGEWFAIFGIETDTEPPAKPSLEEIDTDEMVGIDVGILKYAHDTDGTAVESLDLSEERDRLEREHRNLSRKAYESNNWEKQRRRVAECYLDIKRKRRDFLHKLSAYYAREYELVAVEDLDVKEMLESPRNSRNTASAAWNTFTDMLEYKCEREGTHFVEVEPEGTTKECAQCGVETEKPLWVREHSCPACGFEADRDANAAWNILCRGLSELGVGHSEGTPVETALPVDTAVVSAKRVVETGSPCLKELPKAASRQG; encoded by the coding sequence ATGAACTACAACTACAGGTATCGCCTCAAGCCGACCGAACGCCAGCGTGAGACGCTGGACTACCACCGCGATACCTGTAGACAACTCTACAACCACGCCCTGTATCGGTTCAACCAGATTCCCGAAGACGAGGGTACCGTCAAACAGCGTGTCCGGAAGATCCGTGACGAACTTCCCGACCTCAAAGACTGGTGGGACGCACTCACCGACATTTACTCGAAGGTGCTCCAGCCCACCGTCATGCGGATTGCGAAAAACATCAAACGTCTCGGACAACTCAAAGAGCAGGGGTACAAGGTTGGTGAGCTTCGGTGGAAGTCACCTCGGGAGTTTCGCAGTTTCACCTACAACCAGTCTGGCTTCGAACTCGACAAGAAGAGTGGTCAGACTGTGCTGTCGCTGTCGAAGCTCGCAGACATCCCCATCGAACTCCACCGACCGCTGCCTGACGATGCCACGGTCAAGGAAGTCACGCTCAAAAAGGAGAAAACCGGCGAGTGGTTCGCTATCTTCGGCATCGAGACGGACACAGAACCACCAGCCAAGCCATCGCTGGAGGAGATTGACACTGACGAGATGGTCGGGATTGACGTGGGGATTCTGAAGTATGCCCACGACACAGACGGCACAGCAGTCGAATCACTCGACCTCTCGGAGGAACGCGACAGGCTCGAACGAGAGCACCGGAACCTCTCGCGCAAAGCATACGAGTCGAACAACTGGGAGAAGCAACGTCGGCGTGTTGCTGAGTGCTATCTCGACATCAAGCGCAAGCGGCGTGATTTCCTGCACAAACTCTCAGCATACTACGCTCGGGAGTACGAACTGGTAGCGGTCGAAGACCTCGACGTGAAAGAGATGCTGGAATCGCCGCGCAACAGCCGTAACACGGCCTCAGCAGCATGGAACACCTTCACCGATATGCTCGAATATAAGTGCGAGCGGGAAGGCACGCACTTCGTGGAGGTTGAACCCGAAGGCACCACGAAAGAGTGTGCTCAGTGTGGCGTTGAAACTGAGAAACCGCTGTGGGTGCGTGAGCACTCCTGTCCGGCTTGTGGGTTCGAAGCAGACAGAGACGCAAACGCAGCGTGGAACATTCTTTGTCGCGGTCTGTCAGAACTAGGAGTGGGTCACTCCGAAGGAACGCCTGTGGAGACTGCGCTCCCTGTGGACACTGCGGTTGTGTCTGCAAAGCGCGTCGTGGAAACAGGAAGCCCCTGCCTCAAGGAGCTGCCGAAGGCGGCGAGTAGGCAGGGGTAG
- a CDS encoding DUF7472 family protein → MERSDAVEIGVAIGSVAIFVVALAAVGTLYGTSQGTFDGTLTGDATLDDGLQGTVEGDLQGTVADPSGGQFNGTFEGSFDGTDGDGSVNGTLDGSINGTVDGSDNATFEGTITGTLNGTTNATVTGTIEGTADGSIRATDHISADGALPLVGALALFILVMTAVGLFLARQDS, encoded by the coding sequence ATGGAGCGTTCAGACGCTGTCGAGATCGGTGTTGCTATCGGATCCGTCGCGATATTCGTCGTCGCACTCGCCGCCGTGGGAACGCTCTACGGAACCAGCCAGGGCACGTTCGACGGGACGCTCACCGGCGACGCGACCCTCGACGACGGTCTTCAGGGCACTGTTGAGGGCGATCTACAGGGCACCGTCGCCGATCCGTCGGGCGGTCAGTTCAACGGCACGTTCGAGGGATCGTTCGACGGTACTGACGGCGACGGATCGGTCAACGGGACGCTCGACGGATCGATCAACGGGACGGTCGACGGATCTGACAACGCCACCTTCGAGGGGACGATTACCGGCACGCTCAACGGGACGACTAACGCGACTGTCACTGGCACGATCGAAGGAACGGCCGACGGATCGATCCGAGCGACTGACCACATCTCCGCGGACGGTGCGCTACCGCTCGTCGGGGCACTCGCGCTGTTCATCCTCGTGATGACGGCTGTCGGGCTCTTCCTCGCACGTCAGGACTCCTGA
- a CDS encoding HAD family hydrolase has translation MTTAIFFDCDGTLVRFERSYADLLRDVFEAELGGAPDRYLGAYDEGFSAAFESLEPDPVRRGMEAVLEEAARDGDPDAMVASLQAAEHEHTTVPEGTRESLDALRESNRLGVLTNGVGDWQREKLAAHDLLPYFETVVSSYDVGAHKPAPEPFEEARRRIDAERYVMVGDSDSDIEGARNAGFVPVRVEERADAPEFWTTVRALV, from the coding sequence ATGACGACCGCGATTTTCTTCGACTGTGACGGCACGCTCGTGCGCTTCGAGCGCTCGTATGCCGACCTGCTGCGGGACGTCTTCGAGGCCGAACTCGGCGGTGCGCCCGACCGGTATCTCGGCGCCTACGACGAGGGGTTTTCGGCGGCGTTCGAGTCGCTTGAGCCCGATCCCGTCCGGCGAGGGATGGAAGCCGTCCTCGAGGAAGCGGCCCGGGACGGCGATCCGGACGCGATGGTCGCGTCGCTGCAGGCGGCCGAACACGAGCACACGACGGTCCCGGAGGGGACCCGCGAGAGTCTCGACGCCCTGCGCGAGTCGAATCGACTGGGCGTGCTCACCAACGGCGTCGGCGACTGGCAGCGCGAGAAACTCGCGGCCCACGACCTGCTCCCGTACTTCGAGACTGTCGTCTCCTCGTACGACGTCGGGGCGCACAAGCCCGCCCCCGAACCGTTCGAGGAGGCCCGACGGCGGATCGACGCCGAGCGGTACGTGATGGTCGGCGACAGCGATTCGGACATCGAGGGCGCGCGTAACGCCGGGTTCGTACCCGTCCGCGTCGAAGAGAGGGCGGATGCACCGGAGTTCTGGACGACGGTGCGGGCGCTGGTCTAG
- the priL gene encoding DNA primase regulatory subunit PriL: MKPLHARYPFMRAAREAVEAAEIDLATVVQRGGPAVERGLDRVESALEDGTVGEPHRESRVELLSYPIARVLVSIVDEAVLTRSYARAEASSAHDRFTAELASTTQLRSTSADSLTLRELLAEFELLEHVRPESGQLSEADRYWIDVGPYLDLAAGQWGEEWRLVNRPLADGEVPLEESDLLVLCRRAVEQRVESGLPLSVPDAIAGPLEEEVARIRETLAELDLTRDIDTVVPDLFPPCMRALLDQIQQGEHLEHHSRFAITSFLTSIGMSTDEIVELYQVNPGFGEEMTRYQTEHIRGETSPTEYSTPSCATMQSYGDCVNMDDRCERISHPMAYYEDALEDADEDEVTDWRERQES; the protein is encoded by the coding sequence ATGAAACCGCTGCACGCGCGATATCCGTTCATGCGGGCGGCCAGGGAGGCGGTCGAGGCCGCCGAGATCGACCTGGCGACGGTAGTCCAGCGGGGCGGTCCGGCCGTCGAGCGCGGCCTCGACCGCGTCGAGTCGGCCCTCGAGGACGGCACCGTCGGCGAGCCCCACAGGGAGTCGCGCGTGGAGCTGCTGTCGTACCCGATCGCTCGCGTGCTGGTCTCGATCGTCGACGAGGCGGTGCTGACCCGGTCATACGCTCGCGCGGAGGCCTCGAGCGCCCACGATCGGTTCACCGCGGAGCTGGCCTCGACGACGCAACTGCGAAGCACCAGCGCCGACTCGCTGACGCTGCGCGAGTTGCTCGCGGAGTTCGAACTGCTCGAACACGTCCGACCCGAGAGCGGCCAGCTTTCGGAGGCCGACCGCTACTGGATCGACGTCGGGCCGTATCTGGATCTCGCGGCCGGACAGTGGGGCGAGGAGTGGCGGCTGGTCAACCGGCCGCTGGCCGACGGCGAGGTCCCGCTGGAGGAGTCGGACCTGCTGGTGCTCTGTCGGCGGGCCGTCGAGCAGCGCGTCGAGTCGGGCCTGCCGCTGTCGGTGCCCGACGCCATCGCCGGGCCGCTCGAGGAGGAGGTCGCCCGGATCCGGGAGACGCTGGCGGAGCTGGATCTGACCCGCGACATCGATACGGTCGTCCCCGACCTGTTCCCGCCGTGCATGCGCGCGCTGCTGGATCAGATCCAGCAGGGCGAACACCTCGAACACCACTCGCGGTTCGCGATCACCTCGTTTCTGACCTCGATCGGGATGAGCACCGACGAGATCGTCGAACTCTACCAGGTCAATCCCGGGTTCGGCGAGGAGATGACGCGCTACCAGACCGAGCACATCCGGGGCGAGACCAGCCCGACGGAGTACTCGACGCCGTCGTGTGCGACGATGCAGTCCTACGGCGACTGTGTCAACATGGACGATCGGTGCGAGCGGATCTCACACCCGATGGCCTACTACGAGGACGCGCTGGAGGACGCCGACGAGGACGAAGTGACCGACTGGCGCGAGCGTCAGGAGTCCTGA
- a CDS encoding radical SAM protein, producing the protein MDHPPRDSSSDRPGPTPSGSSGHPGSESGHPGSESPGEHSHPGGSPMNRDFSRTPLIVTWEVTQACGLECDHCRAEAQPDRDPEELTTEEGKRLLESVADFGHPPPILVFSGGDPLERPDLDELVDYASELGLPTAVTPAPTQNLTREVVQRFADAGIHRMALSLDGPDAESHDEFRGEEGSYERVRQAAQWAADAGLSIQINTTVTANTAESLPEIADQVEDLGAAMWEVFFLVPIGRGAELDQLTPAEADEWMAWLYRRQRDAPFRLITVEAPQYRRIAREVEGEPVSVGSTRAGSGFVFVSHRGEVYPSGFLPESAGNVRDTDLVSLYRDSDLFRQLRDTGEFSGRCGRCPYRELCGGSRSRAYAVTGDPFASDPLCPLAGR; encoded by the coding sequence ATGGACCATCCGCCACGCGATTCGTCGTCGGACCGTCCGGGACCGACGCCGTCCGGGTCGAGCGGCCACCCCGGATCGGAGTCGGGCCATCCGGGATCGGAATCTCCCGGGGAGCACAGCCACCCGGGCGGGTCGCCGATGAACCGGGACTTCTCGCGGACGCCGCTGATCGTCACCTGGGAGGTCACACAGGCCTGCGGGCTCGAGTGTGACCACTGCCGGGCCGAGGCCCAGCCCGACCGCGATCCCGAGGAGTTGACGACTGAGGAGGGCAAACGACTGCTCGAGAGCGTCGCGGACTTCGGCCACCCCCCGCCGATTCTGGTGTTCTCCGGTGGAGACCCGCTCGAACGTCCGGATCTCGACGAACTGGTCGACTACGCCTCCGAGCTGGGACTGCCCACGGCGGTGACGCCCGCGCCGACGCAGAACCTCACCCGGGAGGTCGTCCAGCGGTTCGCCGACGCCGGCATCCACCGGATGGCCCTGTCGCTGGACGGGCCGGACGCCGAGAGCCACGACGAGTTCCGCGGCGAGGAGGGCAGCTACGAGCGCGTCCGGCAGGCGGCACAGTGGGCGGCGGACGCCGGCCTCTCCATCCAGATCAACACGACCGTCACCGCGAACACGGCCGAGTCGCTGCCGGAAATCGCCGACCAGGTCGAGGATCTGGGCGCGGCCATGTGGGAGGTCTTCTTCCTCGTGCCGATCGGTCGCGGAGCCGAACTGGATCAGCTCACACCGGCCGAGGCCGACGAGTGGATGGCCTGGCTATACCGTCGCCAGCGCGATGCTCCCTTCCGGTTGATAACCGTCGAAGCGCCGCAGTACCGCCGGATCGCTCGCGAGGTCGAGGGCGAACCTGTCTCGGTCGGTTCGACCCGCGCCGGATCGGGGTTCGTCTTCGTCAGCCACCGCGGCGAGGTCTACCCGTCGGGCTTTCTGCCCGAGTCGGCCGGCAACGTCCGCGACACCGACCTGGTGTCGCTGTATCGCGATTCCGACCTGTTCCGCCAGTTGCGCGACACCGGGGAGTTCTCCGGTCGGTGCGGGCGCTGTCCCTACCGGGAGCTGTGTGGCGGCTCCCGGTCGCGCGCGTACGCCGTCACTGGCGACCCGTTCGCAAGCGATCCGCTCTGTCCGCTCGCGGGTCGGTAA
- a CDS encoding aldo/keto reductase, translating into MKYTTLGSTGVTVSQIALGCMSFGSSDEWMLDEDESRELIERAIDLGINFFDTANVYSGGESEEILGDVLAEYDRDEQVVATKVYFQMDEDDPNSQGLSRKTIEQELSNSLDRLGMETVDLYQIHRWDEDTPIEQTLRALDDAVRRGQVRHVGASSMWAYQFAEALHTSDRLGLERFATMQNLYNLVYREEEREMLPLCDREGIGVMPWSPLGAGFLTRPHEAFEETTRGEHESSIGRPYPEGGGREINERVQELAEEKGVKMAQIAMAWQFHKDWVTAPIVGTSSIEHLEDAVEALEIDLSDSEIEYLEAPYEPVPISGHE; encoded by the coding sequence GTGAAGTATACGACGCTCGGATCGACTGGAGTGACAGTGAGTCAGATCGCCCTCGGATGCATGAGTTTCGGGTCGAGCGACGAGTGGATGCTCGACGAGGACGAAAGCCGCGAGCTCATCGAGCGTGCGATCGATCTGGGAATCAACTTCTTCGACACTGCCAACGTCTACTCGGGCGGTGAGAGCGAGGAGATCCTCGGGGACGTGCTCGCGGAGTACGACCGCGACGAGCAGGTCGTCGCAACGAAGGTCTACTTCCAGATGGACGAGGACGACCCCAACTCGCAGGGCCTCTCCCGGAAGACGATCGAACAGGAGCTATCGAACTCGCTGGATCGACTCGGCATGGAGACGGTCGATCTCTACCAGATTCACCGCTGGGACGAGGACACGCCCATCGAGCAGACGCTCCGGGCGCTCGACGACGCCGTTCGCCGCGGGCAGGTCCGACATGTCGGGGCCTCGTCGATGTGGGCCTACCAGTTCGCCGAGGCGCTGCACACCAGCGACCGGCTCGGGCTGGAGCGGTTCGCCACGATGCAGAACCTCTACAACCTCGTGTATCGAGAGGAGGAACGCGAGATGCTGCCGCTCTGTGACCGGGAGGGAATCGGCGTCATGCCCTGGAGCCCGCTCGGGGCCGGCTTTCTCACCCGGCCACACGAGGCGTTCGAGGAGACCACGCGGGGCGAACACGAGAGTTCGATCGGTCGGCCCTATCCGGAGGGCGGCGGTCGGGAGATCAACGAGCGCGTGCAGGAACTCGCCGAGGAGAAGGGCGTGAAGATGGCCCAGATCGCGATGGCCTGGCAGTTCCACAAGGACTGGGTGACCGCGCCGATCGTCGGCACCTCCAGCATCGAACACCTCGAGGACGCCGTCGAGGCGCTGGAGATCGACCTGTCTGACAGCGAAATCGAGTACCTCGAAGCACCCTACGAACCGGTGCCGATATCCGGTCACGAGTGA
- a CDS encoding 2,3,4,5-tetrahydropyridine-2,6-dicarboxylate N-succinyltransferase: protein MSLQSDVEALWQRYDDGLTAAEADSDDRATLERFLQALEAGDVRAAEPDGDDWTVNEWVKRGILLNFGLRETEPREYGDVTYHDVLPLRETDDLGERGTRNTPDGTVIRRGAYVGSDAIMMSPSFVNVGAHVGDGTLIDSSDTVGSCAQIGSNVKLGANTLIGGVLEPVEDSPVIVEDGVSLGAGCRVTSGFRVGENSIVGENTLLTPRIPVYDLVEEDVLYGELPANRRAFTRFVESSVSEHDLFDGGAYKPAVVATHVEEETLEAAEKEDILRDN from the coding sequence ATGAGCCTACAAAGCGACGTCGAAGCCCTCTGGCAGCGATACGACGACGGCCTGACCGCCGCCGAGGCCGACAGCGACGACCGCGCGACCCTCGAACGGTTCCTGCAGGCCCTGGAAGCCGGCGACGTACGGGCCGCCGAACCCGACGGGGACGACTGGACGGTCAACGAGTGGGTCAAGCGGGGGATCCTCCTCAATTTCGGTCTGCGCGAGACCGAGCCACGCGAGTACGGCGACGTCACCTATCACGACGTCCTCCCGCTCAGGGAGACCGACGACCTGGGCGAGCGCGGCACGCGCAACACGCCCGACGGGACGGTGATCCGGCGCGGTGCCTACGTCGGCAGCGACGCGATCATGATGAGCCCCTCGTTCGTCAACGTCGGCGCGCACGTCGGCGACGGGACGCTGATCGACTCCAGCGATACCGTCGGGTCGTGTGCCCAGATCGGATCGAACGTCAAACTCGGCGCGAACACGCTGATCGGCGGCGTCCTCGAACCGGTCGAGGACAGCCCCGTCATCGTCGAAGACGGCGTCTCGCTGGGTGCCGGCTGTCGGGTCACCAGTGGCTTCCGGGTCGGCGAGAACTCGATCGTCGGCGAGAACACCCTGCTGACCCCGCGGATTCCGGTCTACGACCTCGTCGAAGAGGACGTGCTGTACGGCGAACTGCCGGCGAACAGGCGGGCGTTCACGCGCTTCGTCGAGTCGTCGGTGAGCGAGCACGACCTCTTCGACGGCGGCGCGTACAAGCCGGCCGTCGTCGCGACCCACGTCGAGGAAGAGACCCTCGAGGCCGCCGAGAAAGAGGATATCCTGCGGGACAACTGA
- a CDS encoding polyprenyl synthetase family protein — translation MEYLERRRSLVAEQLEAVVERVEPDALGAQLEHVVLAGGKRVRPIVTVLVCEALGGDTKDALEFAVGIELVHNASLVIDDIIDESDLRRGSESAWAAFGHGSAIIASDGLLGEAFDLFSSDERAMRVVSEAMVELGEGEASELVAQPTSEEEYMRLARRKTGALFRAAAELGAIAADADPYAVEAAGDYAERVGVAFQMRDDVLDATADAERLGKPAGQDAAMERPSLVEVTQLTPEEANERARAQSDAALEALSAIEVEDEQALAYLEDLAKFVVVRER, via the coding sequence ATGGAGTATCTGGAGCGTCGTCGGTCGCTCGTCGCCGAGCAACTGGAGGCGGTCGTCGAGCGAGTCGAGCCGGACGCGCTGGGAGCGCAACTCGAGCACGTCGTGCTCGCCGGCGGCAAGCGCGTGCGGCCGATCGTGACAGTGCTGGTCTGTGAGGCGCTGGGCGGCGACACCAAGGACGCCCTGGAGTTTGCGGTCGGGATCGAACTCGTTCACAACGCCTCGCTGGTGATCGACGACATCATCGACGAGTCGGACCTGCGTCGGGGTTCGGAGAGCGCCTGGGCGGCGTTCGGTCACGGGTCGGCGATCATCGCCAGCGACGGGTTGCTCGGGGAGGCGTTCGATCTCTTCTCCAGTGACGAGCGAGCGATGCGGGTCGTCTCCGAGGCGATGGTCGAACTCGGCGAGGGCGAGGCCTCGGAGCTGGTCGCCCAGCCGACCTCCGAGGAGGAGTACATGCGACTGGCGCGTCGCAAGACTGGCGCGCTGTTCCGGGCGGCCGCCGAACTGGGTGCGATCGCGGCCGACGCCGATCCGTACGCCGTCGAGGCCGCCGGCGACTACGCCGAGCGCGTGGGCGTGGCCTTCCAGATGCGCGACGACGTGCTGGACGCGACCGCAGACGCAGAGAGACTGGGCAAACCCGCCGGGCAGGACGCCGCCATGGAGCGGCCCTCACTGGTCGAGGTGACCCAGCTCACCCCCGAAGAGGCAAACGAGCGCGCCCGCGCCCAGTCCGACGCCGCGCTGGAGGCGCTCTCGGCGATCGAGGTCGAAGACGAGCAGGCGCTGGCGTATCTGGAGGATCTGGCGAAGTTCGTCGTCGTCCGTGAACGGTAG
- a CDS encoding SWIM zinc finger family protein: MTEHLPDRSTRKTALAPDTRTMDDRAARAWTERMAVRPLGGGRYAVDSHSGATYVVDLPASRCSCPDHQIRGERCKHIRRVAIEVTSHRVPPPGKRRARCAQCGVETFVGEDAAEPWLCSNCHFGLGDVVLDRETGDRLVVAGVTTRQAEEYVIDAADSTVADYETNAGYPGDDLVVEVRYLADVVRRERPRTYAFPHSRLAATDHQLPGE; encoded by the coding sequence ATGACCGAACACCTCCCGGACCGTTCCACCCGAAAGACCGCGCTCGCACCCGACACCCGGACGATGGACGACCGGGCGGCCCGCGCCTGGACCGAGCGCATGGCCGTTCGGCCGCTCGGCGGAGGTCGCTACGCCGTCGACAGCCACAGCGGCGCGACCTACGTCGTCGACCTTCCCGCGAGTCGGTGTAGCTGTCCCGACCACCAGATCCGCGGCGAGCGCTGCAAGCACATCCGCCGGGTCGCCATCGAAGTGACCAGCCACCGCGTCCCGCCGCCCGGCAAGCGACGCGCCCGCTGTGCCCAGTGTGGCGTCGAGACGTTCGTCGGGGAAGACGCCGCAGAGCCGTGGCTCTGTTCGAACTGCCACTTCGGGCTCGGCGACGTCGTGCTCGACCGCGAGACGGGCGACCGACTGGTCGTCGCCGGCGTCACGACCCGACAGGCCGAGGAGTACGTGATCGACGCCGCCGACAGCACTGTCGCCGACTACGAGACGAACGCGGGCTACCCCGGGGACGATCTGGTGGTCGAGGTGCGGTATCTCGCCGACGTGGTGCGCCGCGAGCGGCCCCGGACCTACGCGTTCCCCCACTCCCGGCTGGCGGCGACCGACCACCAGTTACCGGGCGAGTGA
- a CDS encoding AAA family ATPase, with amino-acid sequence MRVIGTVGLPGSGKSEAAEVARGLDIPVVTMGDVIRAACRDRGLDPATHHGEVATALREENGPAAIAERSLPLVREALEDSDTVLIDGIRSDVEVEAFREAFGEDFELLSIEAPRELRADRLDLRGRDAGVEEGGESLEARDERELGFGMGEAMAMADATVENADSLAAFHDRIETLLTDGLEATEGER; translated from the coding sequence ATGAGAGTCATCGGAACCGTCGGACTGCCGGGCAGCGGCAAGAGCGAGGCGGCCGAGGTCGCCCGCGGTCTCGACATCCCAGTGGTCACGATGGGGGACGTCATCCGGGCGGCGTGTCGCGATCGGGGGCTGGACCCTGCGACCCATCACGGCGAGGTCGCCACGGCCCTGCGCGAGGAGAACGGCCCCGCTGCGATCGCCGAACGGTCGCTGCCGCTCGTCCGCGAGGCGCTCGAAGACAGCGACACCGTCCTCATCGACGGCATCCGGTCTGACGTCGAGGTCGAAGCCTTCCGCGAGGCCTTCGGGGAGGACTTCGAGTTGCTCAGCATCGAGGCGCCCAGAGAGTTGCGGGCCGACCGCCTCGACCTGCGCGGCAGGGACGCCGGCGTCGAGGAGGGCGGCGAGAGCCTCGAGGCACGCGACGAGCGCGAGCTCGGGTTCGGCATGGGCGAGGCGATGGCGATGGCAGACGCGACCGTCGAGAACGCCGACTCGCTGGCGGCGTTTCACGACCGGATCGAGACGCTGTTGACCGACGGACTCGAAGCGACGGAGGGCGAGCGATGA
- a CDS encoding DUF7139 domain-containing protein, which produces MTSLGEAYERREWGDRDRQRVVAGVGTFLAGAAAIAAAIALVATPLGEALGLTGQYEAREAAGVLAGLGVPAILLSVVAVLPSSRRQGIGVVAGAAVSLVGVGLFVYAYPWMWPPAEPSYAFETTMVYFLGSLLALWSVFSTVASYRVRNDPQGTVRMEVTREGETRTVRVSRDQYQQYRRAIRGDGGEQSDVIREIESEFGGQGDSERSEEFPDSERGSMTREKR; this is translated from the coding sequence ATGACCAGTCTCGGGGAGGCCTACGAACGGCGCGAGTGGGGCGACCGGGACCGCCAGCGGGTCGTCGCCGGCGTCGGTACGTTCCTGGCGGGCGCGGCGGCGATCGCCGCCGCGATCGCGCTGGTCGCGACCCCGCTGGGCGAGGCGCTCGGCCTGACGGGGCAGTACGAGGCCCGGGAGGCCGCCGGCGTGCTTGCGGGGCTGGGCGTGCCGGCGATATTGCTCAGCGTGGTTGCCGTCCTCCCCTCGAGTCGCCGGCAGGGGATCGGCGTCGTCGCCGGGGCGGCGGTCTCGCTCGTCGGGGTCGGGCTGTTCGTCTACGCCTATCCCTGGATGTGGCCGCCGGCCGAGCCGTCGTATGCCTTCGAGACGACGATGGTCTACTTTCTCGGGTCGCTGCTGGCGCTGTGGTCGGTGTTCTCGACGGTCGCCAGCTATCGCGTCCGCAACGATCCCCAGGGGACGGTCCGGATGGAGGTAACCCGCGAGGGCGAGACTAGGACTGTCCGCGTCTCGCGCGATCAGTACCAGCAGTATCGGCGGGCTATCCGTGGGGACGGCGGCGAGCAGTCGGACGTGATTCGCGAGATCGAATCCGAGTTCGGGGGACAGGGAGACTCCGAGCGAAGCGAGGAATTCCCGGACAGCGAGCGGGGAAGCATGACCCGTGAGAAGCGATAG
- a CDS encoding RNA-binding domain-containing protein, which translates to MSDVYSVDVQITAPVYETEVPDRVADAITNLFPGAQLDHRHGEIVGETHDLSHFSELLHRREILDTARGAFFENRRGDAFSFDLKKQAAFQGVVNFAVGDPDELGEIHVRVRVTEPDVETFIDHIAPPTEEGRPVETDDR; encoded by the coding sequence ATGAGCGACGTCTACAGCGTGGACGTCCAGATCACCGCGCCGGTCTACGAGACGGAGGTCCCGGATCGGGTGGCCGACGCGATCACGAACCTCTTCCCGGGGGCGCAACTCGACCACCGGCACGGCGAGATCGTCGGCGAGACTCACGACCTGAGCCACTTCTCGGAGCTGCTGCACCGCCGGGAGATACTTGACACCGCCCGGGGTGCGTTCTTCGAGAACCGCCGGGGAGACGCGTTCAGTTTCGACCTGAAGAAGCAGGCGGCCTTCCAGGGCGTGGTCAACTTCGCCGTCGGCGACCCCGACGAACTCGGCGAGATCCACGTCCGGGTGCGCGTGACCGAACCGGACGTCGAGACGTTTATCGACCACATCGCGCCGCCGACCGAGGAGGGGCGTCCGGTCGAGACCGACGACCGATGA